Sequence from the Amphiprion ocellaris isolate individual 3 ecotype Okinawa chromosome 1, ASM2253959v1, whole genome shotgun sequence genome:
gcaacatagcattttactttatgatcaaaacaacttgtcatggtctaggaataattttaaatttatagttttacaaatttacaatctgcagttaatgtcttctctgtaatttttacactttacaaagtcgtcctgtgggccggattggaccctctggcggacCGGTTTTGACCCTCTGGCCAcaagtttgacactcctggtctAAAAAATAGgtatatatttttactattaaCTGgagtgacattttgaaaaatttggaAAACGATGATTGATTTTGCCGCATGTCTTAAACATAGACTGTATGATTGTAATGTACAtcaccattcagaagtttggggtcacttagaaatgtccttatttttgaaagataagcatttttttcagtgaaaataacattaaatgaatcataaatccagtctagacattgttaatgtggtaaatgactattctagctggaaacagctgatttttaatggaatatctccataggggtacagaggaacatttccagcaaccatcactcctgtgttctaatgctacattgtgttagctaatggtgttgaaaggctcattgatgattagaaaacccttgtgcagttatgttagcacatggataaaagtgggagttttcatggaaaacatgaaattgtctgggtgaccccaaacttttaaacggtagtgtatacgATGGTTAATTTAAGATGACAGAAGACACACTAGAAAGTTGTGACaactatgaaaaataaatacatattgcaAACTGAATAACTACGTAACTTAATACTGAGGTTTCTCCAAAGTTTCAGTTATAAAGTTGGATAttactttgcatttttacaatttttttccatgcttaaaaaaataataattacatttaaacacaGATATTCaaggtcagaaaaaaaaagaaaatgttttaaatattttgtttcgTACATGTTTTCAAAGTTGTTACAAGGTTTTAATCTATTCTGTTCTTTTCtaaacattcagcatggtgtAGAAGTTTTATGTGGggatgctttcaaaaataatgccaagaatatttttatatgaaaaaaagtgcaataaagacaaaataaaactaaattaaatccaTCTTCGAGTGACTAGTTGTTACCTTTAAAACAGCATCAGTTTTCTTTGTTCACTCACAGGTATTTGGCAGGTTTGTTATGAAagtaatattaaaaattatatGAATATGACTCTGTGAGGTTGATGATGGTAAAATCTGGGATCTGTAGAGACCAATTAGAAGCCTCCCTCATGATATTCATCAGCAGCATAGGAATGAATGTATTACTGTGCCAAAATTTTAACACTGCTTTGAATTTTAAAGTCCAAAATGAAATCCAAACCTATGACAACTGTAAGAAAAGTACAAATACTGAACTGAAATTAGCTTCTGTCAGCAAATATAGAAGATCAGAGTAAAAAACCTGATCCAAACTATGTATCGTAAAAGAttagactggaataaaaaccTGCCTTGGTGGTTAAATCCTACTCGACTTGAAAAACTGGTCTGACAGTCAAGCTTTAACACGCACTGACCTCATTTGCATTGACACAGCTTCTCTTCCGTGTTGTTGTTCAGCCGTTCAAACATCCACAGTTTGGTTTAGACGCTACattcctcttcttttctttggCTGCTGGTAAGTTCTAATTtgagtttctgtatttttgatcACCTTTAGAGGAAAGCAAGACCTAGAAAACAATCCTGCCTCTAATGAACCAGTGGTCAGACTGAAATAGGAAACAGGAGTCAGGCAGGAAAGCAGGATCTCAACAGAAACCAGGTTAAAAACGTTGTCTTTTACACACATCTGTAGCTGTTACGACTAGTTTCCCTCGTTTAAGTGCATGACTCTACGAATAAGGTAATTCTGGTTCAGATCCTGAAGTCTCAGGAGTAATTACAAGACCTTGAATTTCATTATTTatggattgttttatttttatcttcctACCTCTCCCACGTAGTATCCATGACAAGCTGCAGATCAGTAAATGCAAGACACAGAAAAGCCATCTATTGGATCTGCATCATAGAAGGGGGCAggaataagataagataaactttattgatcccacagtggggaaagttcactgttacagcagctccaagtaGAAAAAAAGTACAAAGGCAGTACAACAATAAAttagaaacacacagtgcaaaaacgcagagaacattatatacacagaagatgttttttttttttttaaagaagaagacTATTTACATGAGGATGAGGTTGAAACAATTACTGCACATAAGTGGGATGCATATGTGAGGggaaaagtgcagcagtaacagaGGTAGACCAGTTTATAATGCGgcattgtaaagtctgactgatgttGGAATAAACGACCTGCGGAAACGTTCCTTCTTACACCTAGGGTgtaacagtctgtcactgaaggagcttcttaaggagttcacagtctgatgcagaggctgggaggagtttctgatgatagaagacagtttatccagagccctcctctctcccaccacctccatggagtccagggatcagccacagactgagctgctctttttatcagtctgtttagtctgttcttatcaCGCTCAGAGCACCTCCTCCCCAgcacaccactgcatagaagaccatggatgccaccacagtgtcataaaaggtcctcagcagTGATCCTGCTCACACCAAATGATGggagtctcctcagcaggtataGACGACACTGACCCTTCTTATAAAGAGAGTCAGTGTGATCTGTCCtgtccagtttgttatttaggtgaacacccaggtacttgtagGTCCTCACTCTCTCAATGTCAAGTCCCTGGATGTTCAGCAGTGGAGTGTATGAGGGTTTCCTGTGGAAATTGATcaccatctcctttgtcttgctgGCGTTCATTTGGAGGTGGTTCTGCTCACACCAGTAGACAAAGTCCATGATGACCTTCCTGTTCTCACAGTCGTTCCCTCTGACACGCATCATATGATGGCAGTGtcatcagagaacttctggagatgaCAACTGTCTGTGGAGTAGCAGAAGTCTGATGTATAGAgggtgaagaggaaaggtgagagTACTGTATCCTGGGGGGCTCCTAGaccaccacatcagacacacagtcctgtagCCTCACATACTGAGGTCTATCTGTGAGGTAGTCCATGGTCCATGCAGCCAGCTGGTCACTGACCCCCactctctccatcttcacccTCAGCAGTGAGGGCTGGATTGTATTGAAGGCACTGGAGAAGTCGAACAACGTCATCCTCACAGTGTTTCTAGTGTCCTCCAGGTGAGACAGGGATCTCTGCAGCAGGTAGAGGACGGCGTCATCCGTCCCAATACCAGGCTGGTACACAAACTGCAGGGGATCCATGTTTGGACTCACCAGGGGGCGAAGATGGTTCAAGACGATCCTCTCAGGTgccttcatcaggtgagaagttaaggccacaggtctgaagtggttggGCTCCTTGGGGCACGAGAAGAAGTCTTCCACATGGCAGGAACTCTTTCCAGTCTCAGGCTTAGGTTGAAGATGTAGCAgaccacctgacagagctggtctgcacagtccctgaggagtctggagctgatgccATCAGGACTCGTGGCTTTCCTGGCTCTGGTCTTCATGAGCTGCATTCTCACCTGATCCACTGCTGGTGTGAAGAGAGGAGGACGAGGtgagggggagggaggagagctccagagatggtggaggtgaaggaggtgagggggagggaggagagctccagagatggtggaggtgaaggaggtgagggGGAGGGAGCTAGCAGGCAGGAGGAGCTGGACGCAGGCTGGACAAGGCTCAGGCTGCAGGGGGAGGAGGTGAGACCATTATCAAGCCTGTTGAAAAACAGGTTTAACTGGTTGGCCCAGTCTCTGTCCCCAGGTTCAGGCTCCCTTTTCTGCCCTTGCCCTGCCCTGATATGGTCTGGAGTCCTCTCCAGACCTCTCTTGTGTTGTTCTGCAGCTGATCCTCCATTTTcctcctgtagctggccttgcaTTCCCTGATCTTTCTCTTGAGGTCCCTCTGTACCCTCCTCAGGTCTTCTCTGTCACCAGACTTAAAGGCCCTCCTTTTGTCCAGCAGCAAGGCTCTCAGCTCAGGAGTCACCCATGGCTTATTGTTTGAGAAACACCGTACCCTCCTAGTGGGTACGATGGTTTCTACGCAGAAGTTTATGTATTCTGTGATGCAGTCCGTTAAACTGTCAATGTCCTGTCCATGCAGCCCACAGAGCACCTCCCAATCTGTGGTGGTAAAACAGTCTTGGAGTGCCTCACTGGCCTCCACTGCTTCACACACTTTTTGGTTGGAGGTTGTTTCTTGACCAGAGGTGTGTAAGCAGCGAGCAGATGGACCAGGTTATGGTCTGAGCAGCCAAGCGGGGAGCAACTGTAGGCATCTGCTGTGTTTGCATAGAGCAGGTCCAGAGTTTTGTTGTCCCTGGTGGGGCAGTCCATGAACTGATGGAAGGTGGGGAGAGTGGCAGCCAGGGAAGCATGGTTAAAATCCCCTGTGATGAGGAAGAAGGCTTGAGGATGTGCTGTCTGTAACCGTGAAACCACACTGTGGAGGAGCTCGCAGACTGAGTAAAAGACTGTCTGCATGCTGCACTcgagagaaaaaaagagctcaACTGTATAAAATTAACGCAacagttttcatcatttatttacttattgcATTAAAACTACTTCTAATGAATGACTTAGAAGAATTTGCTTGCAACTTAATGGTTGGTGTCACAAACGCAAGTTTTTGAGTCGATTATTCATAGAAAAATAAGTACTTTCACAGTATTGGAGTTtatggaaaataaaactaaatcaaatcaaTTTTCTGAATGATTCCAGGTCctaacagaaaacaaagaacaataaggacaatacataaaaaaaactgcgtaaaaaaaaagaaagatgagaaTAAAACAGTAGAAGGTAAAACTGCTTCTGAAGGAATAAGGTGATATTGCACAAACTGAAATACTAAAATTACAGTATTAAGACTGCACAAACTATTGGGAAAGatcatattaaataaaattgcatttatttaatcGAACTACATACAATATTTTTAGCTGCTGTAAAGAACCCTGTGTCCTGTTTCCCCCCAAATAAAACACTAATGTTAAAGGTCAGTTGAAGAGAATATGTTTTGattaagaaatgtttttatttttcatatttcttgtGTCATTCAGCTTGATTATTcatagaaaaatatatatttccatCGTATTTGatagtaatttttaaacattaaggACGCACACAGTGTGTAGAATTGTActtttacaaagaaaataaactacGTTACATTATGTTATTGCACTTGGACccacattattattgttattattattattgttgaaagaaTCAATAGCAGTATTTGACTACGTGGGAACATTTATGCAGGACACTGTCGCTTTAAATACAATGACGTCGTTCAAACGAGGAAGTAATGACGTTAAAGGATTCTCCCGGTATGTGCGGACACCTTCAAGATAAAAGTCTAGAAACTTTGAAAACAATTGTTTTCTCGCATTTGAAGCCAAATATCGCTTAGTTTTCAAAGTGGCATGAGAAAAGGGATGAAATAATATTGAAATGTGTATTTAGGTTTTGCTTAATGGCGGGAAATTAACCATCTGGGTTGGGTCGcagttttattctgaaggagtGAGGCTGAAAATGTGTGTTGTTACCGGTGCTTGTGTTTCCAGCCGAACCGCTGCTTGTGTTTCTGCATTCCGGGTCATGTAAAGGCTCCGGTTCTGACCCAGGTTTCCGTCCTTTCTCCCTCTAACCATGAACCGGACCCAGCTGAAGCGGTCCAGTATCCTGAGGATGGCTCTGGCCGGCTCGGACGCGTCGGACCCGGACGTCTCAGAAGAGACGTTCCTGCTGCGGGCGGTCCGGATCGCGGCCGTGGTGGTTCTGTACTGGTTCGTGTCTATCACGATGGTGTTCCTGAACAGCTACCTGCTGGACAACCGGGACCTGGACGCGCCGCTGTTCGTCACCTTCTTCCAGTGCGCGGTGACCGTCGGCCTCTGCTGGGTCATGCAGCTGCTGTCCGGGATGTGTCCGCGGCTCATCGACTTCCCGGCGGTCCGGTTCGACGTGAAGACGTCCCGGGAGGTTCTGCCGCTGTCGGTGGTCTTCATCGGCATGATCACGTTCAACAACCTGTGTCTGAAGTACGTCGGGGTGGCCTTCTACACGGTGGGTCGGTCCCTGAGCACCGTGTTCAACGTGCTGCTGTCCTACGGGATCCTCAGACAGACCACCTCCCTCAGAGCCCTCATGTGCTGCGGGGTCATTCTGGGTGAGTTCAGATAAGATAAACTAAAACTTCCTGCTGGAACTTCATGTGCAaaatattgctcagaaaaaaatacgTAACATAAACAGAAATGCGTgcatcacagaaacacaattaGTGCAATACATCCCTAAAAATAAAACGAAATAAGCCGAAATAACacaccaataataataatattaaaataagagGTAATACTGGCAATGCTTCTGAAGCAGTTAAGTAATATTACACATGGAATTAAAATAAGATATTATGAAACAAATATTGCACAAGTTGCTGGGAAAGgccaaattaaataaaattaaatataaaatattaaatgttgtaTGCAGTCGCGAATATGTTTTGAAGatttttctgtgtatgtgtgtaaacCTTCAAAGTTATTAAAAAGTTAGATTTATCCTttacatttctaaaaatgtgtcaCTGCAAAAGTTGCATGtgcttattttcatttttgtattttaatgatttttttaaagtgaaaaaaatcagaaaataatccaaaataaataaagtaaatcaaatacattttctaattaaTGCAGTGCCTAACggggaaaacaaacaataaatactaatctatctatctgtctgtctgtctgtctgtctgtctatatgAAGCAAGTCAAATACATGttctgaataaagaaaaaaaaacaagtaaaatacatcacaataaataaataaataattaaaataaaactaaccAAGCAAACATAAGATCAGAATAGAAAAGTAAAGTGTTATCTTTTAAACTGCATCAACTTTTCTTGTTCCACTCCCAGGTGTTTGGTATTTCGGTTGTTTCGGGCATCATGgataaaatattgcaaattacACCGATGTCATTGGTCAGATATAAagttagcttttttttcttttactggatGTGATGTTATTATGACAGTTTGGCAAGTGACAGtattatttaggtttttttttcatgaagtgGGTCAGCGACTATAAATGAATCTAGTTCATCTTTCAGAAAAAGGGGCGCCTCCAGAAATTTCTCAGAGGCCATATGGGGCCGTTGAGCATCTTGGGGTGGAACACAATAACCAAAACCTTCAACTGGATTTTACTAATTCTATTATATACATGTATTTGTactggatttttatttatttattttttttggctacAGGCTTTTTGGTTGGGCACACTTACTTACCAAACAAATGCAGCCACTGCACACACGGAACTTTTTTGTGCGTCCATTTGAAATTTGCCGTAGTTTCAGTGAACACAGACCAACTAGAACTTGCAGATCCTCCCGGTTATTAGAATCTACTGTCTAGGAACACTATGATTTCTCAGTTAACTACAGGGATGATTGAGGAAAAACAGGTGGACCAGATGAAACCTCTACTTCCCTCTAATCCACATGTCATCTAGCAAGCCATTGTAGCCCTttacaacaaacacaagctACAGATGTGCACAACTGATCCAACATCTGTTCTTATGACCGATGAGTGAAAATAAAGGGCTAATGAGTTAGCTGACAGTAACGGCACAAAGCAACATGGCTCCATTATATGTTCATAATGATtcaaaatgtccagaatgacagaaaatcatccaaaatgtcttgaaatttgGACCAAATAGTGTCTAAAGTGAGTCAAAAGTTATTTGGAATGTGTCCGAAACAACAAAACCTTAACAGAGATGACTCAGAAACATAATAATGacggtttatttttcaaatgctGCCATTTCTATGGATTTTTTCTAATGTAATTTACTAAATGCTGCACTTTAATCGGTACAGAGTTATTTGAGAGAATATTTGTGTTGCTCAGTGAACCTGTAAGCTGTCATTGCAAATACAAGTACAGAACTGTTCCAAAAGCAGCATCTAAATTAACTTTTCATGCTacctttttctatttatttaccAGAATATTTATTTCTTAATAGATAAATAAGTAGATGAGTACATTTTCAATACAAATACATGCACCATTACAACCCCAGGTTCAACTCCATCAACTAAATGCACAAACAGTCCCAGTTATTACAGTCATTTAATGATATTGTGGCTTGGGTTTACGCATATATCGTAGTTGCATTCGCTGAAACTTGGACATCAGAGTTTCAGTGAACTTGACCTATCAGATCTCGTCAGTGAGACCATCCATAATCATCCTTGGTCCTCCTTGGAGATGCCACTGTTTCAGAAATACATATCTTGATAGACTTAGGAGAAGAATTTAGTTAAGGAACAAAGAGGAAAAGCAgctctgtgcaaaaaaaagtgtaatttaaaaaaaaaaaatcaaacagatatttgaacatttacttCCATTTGACTAACTCTTGTGGAGTCACAGTTCCATTTTtgtgaagaaaacaaatcacGACTGcctgacatttttctttattgcaccATTTCAATCCCAGTTTAGAGTGTGAGGAAGCTGACATGTGCTAACATTATGATACATAATCAGGGAAGGAAAGATTTGTTAGTCACCAGTCATTTTTAGTGACTCATcagacaaacaaagcaaacatatATTGGTTTCACCCTCTCAAAAGCGACAAGtaagttttctatttttttgttattgtagcgcacaatgtcatttttaaagcttaCATGAAATCTCAAGCCTATATATCTTGCCTCTTTTGCATATGTTGTTATTCTTAATTTTATataatagttttgttttatatgtacatttgattttattatgtaTTGTTGTTAATTTTGCTTATCAATGCACCATCCAGTGGCAGCTATTAAAATTTACATCATGCCctcatgtatgatgacaataaagctgttctattctattctattctattctattctattctattctattctattctattctattctattctattctattctattctattctattctattctattctgttctgttctattccaTTCTATtgcatttaatcattttgtaaTACTTTGGGTTTGGGATTTTTGGTCTATTTGAACATAATGCTTTAGCCTCTGGGAACTTCTgattagacattttaaaatattttcctcGCACAGACTATTATTTATCTGACAAATtgagcaatttttcaaacaaaaagttAATGTCTGCAGCCCGACTTTCAACCAGTATTTCCAATATTGTCTGTAATGACTGAGGTTCAGGCATGTAGGTTCTGTAacgcatcttgagacaatttaaaTTGTAATTGGCGCTTTATAAACAAGATTgaatcaaaaatgactgaaatacactgcctttcaaaaatttggggtcatccagacaatttcatgttttccatgaaaactcccactttcattcatgtgctaacataattgcacaagggttttctaatcatcaattagcctttcagcaccattagctaacacaatgtagcattagaacacaggagtgatggttgctggaaatgttcctctgtacccctatggagatattccattaaaaatcagctgtttccagctagaatagtcatttaccacattaacaatgtctagactggatttatcattcatttaatgttatctttattgaaaaaactgcttgtgTTTCAAAattgaggacatttctaagtgaccccaaacttttgaacgatagtgtacatCCAGTTCTAATGATTATTCACTTGCATGTCTGAAATACTGGTTTACTGTGAAATCTGAGTCCTCTATGTGTCCTTTCAGGTGGGTTCTGGCTCGGCGTGGACCAGGAAGGCACCGCGGGGTCCCTCTCCTGGTCCGGCGTATTTTTTGGGGTTCTTGCCAGCGCCTGCGT
This genomic interval carries:
- the slc35c1 gene encoding GDP-fucose transporter 1 isoform X1, with the translated sequence MNRTQLKRSSILRMALAGSDASDPDVSEETFLLRAVRIAAVVVLYWFVSITMVFLNSYLLDNRDLDAPLFVTFFQCAVTVGLCWVMQLLSGMCPRLIDFPAVRFDVKTSREVLPLSVVFIGMITFNNLCLKYVGVAFYTVGRSLSTVFNVLLSYGILRQTTSLRALMCCGVILGGFWLGVDQEGTAGSLSWSGVFFGVLASACVSLNAIYTKKVMPAVDGNIWKLSYYNNINACVLFLPLILVFGELGRVAAFSRLTDLGFWGMMTLGGLFGFAIGYVTGLQIKYTSPLTHNVSGTAKACAQTVIAVVYNSSSKSLLWWTSNMMVLGGSSAYTWVKSLEMQRSPSNDPQDLAKEKLLPGEKGSLGV
- the slc35c1 gene encoding GDP-fucose transporter 1 isoform X2, yielding MALAGSDASDPDVSEETFLLRAVRIAAVVVLYWFVSITMVFLNSYLLDNRDLDAPLFVTFFQCAVTVGLCWVMQLLSGMCPRLIDFPAVRFDVKTSREVLPLSVVFIGMITFNNLCLKYVGVAFYTVGRSLSTVFNVLLSYGILRQTTSLRALMCCGVILGGFWLGVDQEGTAGSLSWSGVFFGVLASACVSLNAIYTKKVMPAVDGNIWKLSYYNNINACVLFLPLILVFGELGRVAAFSRLTDLGFWGMMTLGGLFGFAIGYVTGLQIKYTSPLTHNVSGTAKACAQTVIAVVYNSSSKSLLWWTSNMMVLGGSSAYTWVKSLEMQRSPSNDPQDLAKEKLLPGEKGSLGV